From Ascaphus truei isolate aAscTru1 chromosome 17, aAscTru1.hap1, whole genome shotgun sequence, the proteins below share one genomic window:
- the NDUFAF3 gene encoding NADH dehydrogenase [ubiquinone] 1 alpha subcomplex assembly factor 3 isoform X2, with the protein MAVSAPLRLPLRWSAQRWKLCSSALTPHTRQPARSHRLSPTDDELYQRTTVTRLERDSPDIMFVDSYSTHGFVINGDKVIGPCAVIPRSILQWNVGCHTEISLESLALFHMLVPRIEILVLGTGDRVERLDPNILKFMRQKGVAVEVQDTPNACATFNFLISERRVVAAGLIPPIHVKREFE; encoded by the exons ATGGCTGTGTCAGCGCCACTGAGACTCCCCCTGCGCTGGTCAGCTCAGCGCTGGAAACTGTGCAGCTCCGCACTTACACCACACACACG GCAGCCGGCTCGCTCCCACCGCCTTTCTCCAACAGATGATGAGCTATACCAGAGGACCACGGTGACCCGCCTGGAGAGAGACTCTCCGGACATCATGTTTGTCGACAGTTACAGCACCCACGGCTTTGTCATCAACGGGGACAAAGTGATTGGACCCTGCGCTGTGATTCCGCGCTCCATCCTGCAGTGGAAC GTTGGCTGCCATACAGAGATCTCCTTAGAAAGTCTGGCTTTGTTTCACATGCTGGTTCCTCGAATAG AAATCCTGGTGCTGGGAACAGGAGACAGAGTGGAGAGACTTGATCCCAACATCCTGAAATTCATGAGACAGAAAGGTGTAGCTGTGGAGGTGCAAGACACG CCCAACGCTTGTGCGACCTTCAACTTCCTAATAAGCGAGCGCCGCGTCGTGGCAGCTGGTCTGATCCCCCCAATCCACGTCAAAAGGGAGTTTGAGTGA
- the NDUFAF3 gene encoding NADH dehydrogenase [ubiquinone] 1 alpha subcomplex assembly factor 3 isoform X3: protein MAVSAPLRLPLRWSAQRWKLCSSALTPHTRQPARSHRLSPTDDELYQRTTVTRLERDSPDIMFVDSYSTHGFVINGDKVIGPCAVIPRSILQWNVGCHTEISLESLALFHMLVPRIEILVLGTGDRVERLDPNILKFMRQKGVAVEVQDTNLFLNPYLARG from the exons ATGGCTGTGTCAGCGCCACTGAGACTCCCCCTGCGCTGGTCAGCTCAGCGCTGGAAACTGTGCAGCTCCGCACTTACACCACACACACG GCAGCCGGCTCGCTCCCACCGCCTTTCTCCAACAGATGATGAGCTATACCAGAGGACCACGGTGACCCGCCTGGAGAGAGACTCTCCGGACATCATGTTTGTCGACAGTTACAGCACCCACGGCTTTGTCATCAACGGGGACAAAGTGATTGGACCCTGCGCTGTGATTCCGCGCTCCATCCTGCAGTGGAAC GTTGGCTGCCATACAGAGATCTCCTTAGAAAGTCTGGCTTTGTTTCACATGCTGGTTCCTCGAATAG AAATCCTGGTGCTGGGAACAGGAGACAGAGTGGAGAGACTTGATCCCAACATCCTGAAATTCATGAGACAGAAAGGTGTAGCTGTGGAGGTGCAAGACACG AATCTTTTTCTTAACCCCTATTTGGCCAGAGGGTAG